One stretch of Cygnus atratus isolate AKBS03 ecotype Queensland, Australia chromosome 26, CAtr_DNAZoo_HiC_assembly, whole genome shotgun sequence DNA includes these proteins:
- the ONECUT3 gene encoding one cut domain family member 3 encodes MELAMENLGSLHGVPHSQPAELLSPAHGRQGSHRNLVPHGRPAMVSGMASILEGGDYRAEHSLAAPLHPAMSMSCESPSGMSLSSTYTTLTPLQHLPPISTVSEKFHHPHHHHHHHHPHQRLAGNVSGSFTLMRDERSLASMGNLYSHYPKDMPAMGQPLSPLPNGLGSLHNAQQPLAPYGPGGHLPNEKMLSPNGFDSHAAMLSRGEEHLARGLAAPSSAMMPPLNGMHPHGHPHAQPGSSLLGERERQASAAGSQPGASGQVEEINTKEVAQRITAELKRYSIPQAIFAQRILCRSQGTLSDLLRNPKPWSKLKSGRETFRRMWKWLQEPEFQRMSALRLAACKRKEQEQQKDRSLQPKKQRLVFTDLQRRTLIAIFKENKRPSKEMQMTISQQLGLELNTVSNFFMNARRRCMNRWQEEPGTNPGVPSSSTSTFSKA; translated from the exons ATGGAGCTGGCGATGGAGaacctgggcagcctgcacgGCGTCCCGCACTCGCAGCCCGCCGAGCTGCTGAGCCCGGCGCACGGGCGGCAGGGCTCGCACCGCAACCTGGTGCCGCACGGCCGGCCCGCCATGGTGTCGGGCATGGCCTCCATCCTGGAGGGGGGCGACTACCGCGCCGAGCACAGCCTGGCCGCCCCGCTGCACCCCGCCATGAGCATGTCCTGCGAGTCGCCGTCCGGCATGAGCCTGAGCAGCACCTACACCACGCTGAcccccctgcagcacctgccGCCCATCTCCACCGTGTCGGAGAAGTTCCACCACccgcaccaccaccaccaccaccaccacccgcACCAGCGCCTCGCCGGCAACGTGAGCGGCAGCTTCACCCTCATGCGAGACGAGCGGAGCCTCGCTTCCATGGGCAACCTCTACAGTCACTACCCCAAGGACATGCCGGCCATGGGGCAGCCCCTCTCGCCGCTCCCCAACGGGCTGGGCAGCCTGCACAACGCCCAGCAGCCGCTGGCTCCCTACGGCCCCGGCGGCCACTTGCCCAACGAGAAGATGCTCTCGCCCAACGGCTTCGACTCGCACGCCGCGATGCTGTCCCGGGGCGAGGAGCACCTGGCGCGGGGGCTGGCGGCCCCCAGCTCGGCCATGATGCCCCCGCTCAACGGGATGCACCCGCACGGCCACCCGCACGCCCAGCCCGGGAGCTCGCTCCTGGGCGAGCGGGAGCGCCAGGCCTCGGCCGCCGGCTCGCAGCCCGGAGCCTCCGGGCAGGTGGAGGAGATCAACACCAAGGAGGTGGCTCAGAGGATCACGGCCGAGCTGAAGCGCTACAGCATCCCGCAGGCGATCTTCGCGCAGAGGATCTTGTGCCGCTCGCAAGGGACCCTCTCGGACCTGCTGCGGAACCCCAAGCCCTGGAGTAAGCTCAAGTCGGGCCGGGAGACTTTCCGGAGGATGTGGAAATGGTTGCAGGAGCCGGAATTTCAGAGGATGTCGGCGCTCAGGCTCGCAG CTTGCAAACGCAAAgagcaagagcagcagaaagacaGGAGCCTGCAGCCCAAGAAGCAGCGGCTGGTCTTCACGGACCTCCAGCGCCGCACCCTGATCGCCATCTTCAAGGAGAACAAGCGCCCGTCCAAGGAGATGCAGATGACCATCTCGCAGCAGCTGGGCTTGGAGCTCAACACTGTCAGCAATTTCTTCATGAATGCCCGCCGGCGGTGTATGAACCGCTGGCAGGAGGAGCCAGGCACCAACCCTGGAGTCCCCTCTTCTTCTACAAGCACTTTCTCCAAAGCATGA